The following is a genomic window from Amycolatopsis sp. BJA-103.
CCAGCGTCAGTGAGCCGAGGCCCGGTCCGACTTCCAGTACGACGTCACCTTCACCGACCCCGGAAAGGTCGACGATACGGCGCACCGTGTTGGGGTCGTGCACGAAGTTCTGGCCGAGCTTCTTGGTCGGCCGGACGTCCAGCTCGGCCGCCAACGCCCTGATCTCCGCGGGCCCGAGCAGTTCAGTCACCCGACGATCGTAGCCAGCCCTGGCGGGCGCCTCCGATCGCCCGACCCGCCCGCATCATCCATCCGCAGTTTCCGAACCGGCCTGCTTCCCACGCAAGAGTGATCGGTGCAAGTTGGCATCGCCGGAGCGTGATCATCATCTACCCGATCGATACCGTGCATTCGTTCGACTCTGGGCCGACAATCGAGGGATGACCAGCACAAACACTCCCAAGACCTTCCCGCTCAATCTGCCGGAAGGTGACCCCGAGCTGCTTCTCGACGAGTTGCAGACACGGCTGCGCGAAGGGCGACGTCTGTTCGCCGAAGTCGGCCAGATCCTGGCCGAAATCGAGTCACGAGGTGTCCGAGAGCTCTACGGATACAGCTCGATCGCCGTCTTCTACGAGCATGTGGCCCGGGTCCCCCGGGCCGAGGCGCAGAAGGTGACCGGTCGGGCACTCGCGCTCAACTCGAGACGCTCGCGCGACGGGACTTCCACTCCGCCCGTCGCGCCTTTGACCGGAGCCGCGGCCGCCACCGGCGTACTGGCCGATGGCAGCATCGATCGAATCGTCAAGGTGATGCGGAGGCTGCCCGAGCACGTCCCCGCAGACACCCGGCTCGACGCCGAGAAGGTCCTGGTCGATCTTGCCGGCGTCGCGAGACCGCGCGACGTCACGATCGCCGGGACAGACCTGCTCGCGCGTCTCGATCCGGACGGAGGTGACACCAAGGACCCCGGCTCGAAAAACCCCCGAAGCGAATTCTGGTTGCGTCAGAAACGCACCGGCCGGTGGGACCTGCGCGGCAACCTCGATCCCGAGACCGGTGCCCGCTTGAACGCGCTTCTGGTGCCACTGGCACATCCGGCCCCGAACGGAGAACCCGACGACCGCACTCCGGCGGAGAGACGTGGTGATGCTTTCGCGGAGATCGTGGATCTCGCGGTAGACGGCCCGGAGATCCCCTTGCCTCGGCGAAGCTCGGAGCAGGCCGCCGAGCAGCCTCCGCACGCGGAGCCTGTCGAGAAACCTGAACGAGTACGGGATCTGGCCCACATAAGGCCTCCGCGCTGGTGGGCACGGCTGTCGAGACCGAGACCCGGCGCGCGAACCTCATCCGCATCGGAGCCCAAAGCGGCCTGAGGGCCACCTTGCGGGCGGAACCCACACGATGACCCTCAGGAAGGAGAATTTTCTGGCTGTCAGGCCTTCTTGCCGCAGTGCGGCCAAGCGCCGTAGCCACCGCGGTCGTCGCGGACCTTCTCGGCGACGGCGATTTGCTGGGCCTTGCTGGCCTGATGCGGGTACGCGGCGTACTGCGAGCCGCCGTAGGCGTCCCAGGTGCTCTTGTTGAACTGCAGGCCACCGTAGTAACTGTTGCCGGTGTTGGCGGCCCAGTTACCGGTCGACTCGCACTGCGCGATGCGGTCCCAAGCGCCGGCGTCGCCG
Proteins encoded in this region:
- a CDS encoding DUF222 domain-containing protein — translated: MTSTNTPKTFPLNLPEGDPELLLDELQTRLREGRRLFAEVGQILAEIESRGVRELYGYSSIAVFYEHVARVPRAEAQKVTGRALALNSRRSRDGTSTPPVAPLTGAAAATGVLADGSIDRIVKVMRRLPEHVPADTRLDAEKVLVDLAGVARPRDVTIAGTDLLARLDPDGGDTKDPGSKNPRSEFWLRQKRTGRWDLRGNLDPETGARLNALLVPLAHPAPNGEPDDRTPAERRGDAFAEIVDLAVDGPEIPLPRRSSEQAAEQPPHAEPVEKPERVRDLAHIRPPRWWARLSRPRPGARTSSASEPKAA